A segment of the Serratia fonticola genome:
TGCGGCACAAAGCCGTGATGTGGCCTTCAGTTCGATCGTGGTGGCTTCCGGCAGCGCGGGGACGCATGCCGGTTTGGCCGTAGGGCTGCAGCAACTGCTGCCCGCAAGCGAATTGATTGGCGTAACCGTGTCGCGCAAAGTGATCGATCAACTGCCGAAAGTGGAGCAATTGCAAAAGGCGGTCGCCTGCGCGTTGGCAATTGATGCATTGGCCCCCATCACGCTGTGGGATGATTATTTTGCTCCGCAATATGGTATGCCGAACGAAGAAGGCATGGCGGCTATACAACTGCTGGCGCAGCAGGAAGGGGTGCTGCTCGATCCGGTCTATACCGGAAAGGCTATGGCCGGGCTGATTGACGGTATCACTCGCAAGCGCTTTCGCGATGAAGGCCCGATTCTGTTTATCCATACCGGTGGGGCGCCGGCGTTATTCGCCTACCATCCACAAGTGTAAAGTCAGTCTTTTTATTCCATTTTGAACTATATTTATTATTTTATATTCCTTTATGACTTCAGCGAGCCTGTTAAGCTCCTGATATCAAAAAGATAAACAACAGATGGGGTGTCTATGGTCTTTTCAAAAATTCGTCGTCAATTGCTGCTGGGCGTCATGGCCGTAGCGCTAACCACGGGCTTAAACGTGAAAACCTATGCGGCGGATAATCTGCTGGAGCAAGTTAAACAGCGCGGTACGCTGATTGTCGGTCTGGAGGGCACCTATCCTCCATTCAGCTTCCAGGGGGAAGATGGCAAGCTGACCGGTTTTGAAGTGGATTTCGCCAATGCATTAGCGCAGCACCTGGGCGTGAAGGCCAAGTTGAACCCAACCAAGTGGGACGGTATGTTGGCTTCGCTCGAATCCAAACGTATCGACGTGGTGATCAACCAGGTAACCATTTCTGACGAGCGTAAGAAAAAATATGATTTCTCTACCCCCTACACCGTTTCCGGCATTCAGGCGCTGGTGAAGAAGGGGAATGAAGGTATCATCAGCAAGGCCGAAGATCTGAAAGGCAAGAAAGTGGGTGTGGGGCTGGGAACTAACTACGAACAGTGGCTGCGTGAGAATGTGCAGGGCGTGGACGTACGCACTTACGATGATGACCCGACCAAATATCAGGATCTGCGCGTAGGCCGTATTGACGCCATTCTGGT
Coding sequences within it:
- the tcyJ gene encoding cystine ABC transporter substrate-binding protein is translated as MVFSKIRRQLLLGVMAVALTTGLNVKTYAADNLLEQVKQRGTLIVGLEGTYPPFSFQGEDGKLTGFEVDFANALAQHLGVKAKLNPTKWDGMLASLESKRIDVVINQVTISDERKKKYDFSTPYTVSGIQALVKKGNEGIISKAEDLKGKKVGVGLGTNYEQWLRENVQGVDVRTYDDDPTKYQDLRVGRIDAILVDRLAALDLVKKTGDTLAVAGPAFSRQEAGVAVRKNNPELLAAINQAIADMQKDGTLAKISEKWFGADVTK